The following are encoded together in the Jaculus jaculus isolate mJacJac1 chromosome 3, mJacJac1.mat.Y.cur, whole genome shotgun sequence genome:
- the Arrdc4 gene encoding arrestin domain-containing protein 4 has product MGGEAGSATAVHPGGRIKSLGLLFEDERKGCYSSGETVAGHVLLEAAEPVALRALRLEAQGRATAAWGPSAGARVSASGAAAAATSEVEYLNVRLSLREPPAGEGIILLQPGKHEFPFRFQLPSEPLVTSFTGKYGSIKYCVRAVLERPQVPDQSVRRELQVVSHVDVNTPALLTPVLKTQEKMVGCWFFTSGPVSLSAKIERKGYCNGEAIPIYAEIENCSSRLIVPKAAIFQTQTYLASGKTKTVRHMVANVRGNHIASGSTDTWNGKTLKIPPVSPSILDCCIIRVDYSLAVYIHIPGAKKLMLELPLVIGTIPYNGFGSRNCNVTSQFSMDMSWLALTLPEQPEAPPNYADVVSEEEFSRHIPPYPHPPDCESEACYPMFACMQEFRFQPPPLYSEVDPHPGDVEETQPVSFIF; this is encoded by the exons ATGGGCGGAGAGGCGGGGTCGGCGACGGCCGTGCATCCCGGGGGCCGCATCAAGAGCCTGGGTCTCCTGTTCGAGGATGAGCGCAAGGGCTGCTACTCCAGCGGCGAGACGGTGGCTGGACACGTGCTGCTGGAGGCGGCCGAGCCGGTGGCCCTGCGCGCGCTGCGTCTGGAGGCCCAGGGCCGTGCCACCGCCGCCTGGGGCCCGAGCGCTGGCGCCAGGGTCTCGGCCAGCGGCGCGGCCGCGGCTGCCACCTCCGAGGTGGAGTACTTGAACGTACGCTTGAGCCTGCGTGAACCCCCGGCCG GTGAAGGCATCATTTTATTGCAGCCTGGAAAACATGAATTTCCATTTCGCTTTCAACTTCCATCTGA ACCTCTGGTAACATCATTTACTGGGAAATATGGCAGTATTAAGTACTGTGTGAGGGCAGTTTTGGAACGACCCCAGGTACCAGATCAGAGTGTGAGACGGGAACTCCAGGTAGTTAGTCATGTGGATGTCAACACACCAGCATTACTG ACCCCTGTACTGAAAACTCAAGAGAAAATGGTTGGCTGTTGGTTTTTCACTTCGGGTCCAGTCTCACTGAGTGCCAAAATTGAAAGAAAGGGCTACTGCAATG gagAGGCTATCCCCATCTATGCAGAAATAGAGAATTGTTCTTCTCGTCTGATTGTTCCCAAGGCAGCTATATTCCAAACCCAGACATACCTGGCTAGTGGGAAAACGAAGACAGTCCGTCATATGGTAGCCAACGTGCGAGGAAACCACATTGCTTCTGGAAGCACAGACACATGGAATGGGAAGACACTAAAAATTCCACCTGTTTCTCCATCCATCCTGGACTGCTGCATTATCAGAGTGGACTATTCCTTAGCT GTATATATACACATTCCTGGTGCTAAAAAGTTGATGCTGGAGCTGCCATTAGTGATTGGTACAATCCCATATAATGGCTTTGGCAGCAGAAACTGCAATGTCACTAGTCAGTTCAGCATGGACATGAGCTGGTTGGCCCTGACCCTGCCAGAACAACCTGAAG CACCACCAAATTACGCAGATGTGGTATCTGAGGAGGAATTTTCTAGACACATTCCTCCTTACCCTCATCCCCCTGACTGTGAGAGTGAAGCGTGCTACCCTATGTTTGCCTGCATGCAAGAATTCCGGTTTCAGCCTCCACCTCTTTATTCAGAG gttGATCCACATCCTGGTGATGTAGAAGAAACACAGCctgtttccttcattttctga